The Humulus lupulus chromosome 3, drHumLupu1.1, whole genome shotgun sequence genome window below encodes:
- the LOC133825714 gene encoding uncharacterized protein LOC133825714 codes for MEKDLASIIADARYLKVHALGQFEFHMVDLDGDGEVNLMTKSCSCDMFPIIGIPCVHAVAAAIDRSVNIYSLCSPFYTTEMWGESYKETIYLTGNEDEWIVPKDIKNIEVVVPVAKQPASRPKKKKVGRTKTKRYPSTGEVLRKERKCSMCGGLGNNRASCKAR; via the coding sequence ATGGAGAAAGATTTGGCAAGTATTATAgctgatgcaaggtacttgaaagtccacgCTCTTGGACAGTTCGAATTTCACATGGTAGACCtagatggtgatggtgaggtgaatttgatgaccaaatcatgctcatGTGACATGTTTCCGATTATAGGGATACCTTGTGTTCATGCAGTGGCTGCAGCCATCGACCGCAGTGTTAACATTTACTCACTGTGCTCCCCATTctacactactgagatgtgggGGGAGTCGtataaagaaacaatttacctaaCTGGAAACGAGGATGAGTGGATAGTTCCCAAGGACATAAAGAATATAGAAGTTGTGGTACCCGTTGCGAAACAACCAGCTAGTCGCCCGAAGAAGAAAAAGGTAGGAAGAACGAAGACAAAACGTTATCCATCGACAGGCGAAGTATTGCGCAAAGAGCGTAAGTGTagtatgtgtggtggtcttggcaaCAACAGGGCTTCATGCAAAGCTAGATAA